The following proteins are encoded in a genomic region of Fervidobacterium pennivorans DSM 9078:
- the tilS gene encoding tRNA lysidine(34) synthetase TilS, which translates to MTYLTDFSSREFEKLDLYEKFKRIIDEYASGVNSFLLAVSGGIDSITMLDLFYRLKKERQNLRIGVATFNHKLRPEADEEVEFVRAESERMGFTFYTDSADVRSYSRQNKMSIEEAARNLRYRFLEQVMKEHHYELTATAHNANDLLETMIMRFTKGTGPFGLAGLKIISNNYFRPMLFFTRQEIELYAKNRNLDYVVDMSNYDEHYQRNYIRHSIVPLLKKINHKLENAAISLALSIWEMDEYVERVIEKTEKYILDNRLIFKLHSDPFLQIEQLRRFSLRFFGKPLDREKIERFSKNVIKSKSFKVSFWGELGAEVSHGWVMLGNIKRFEPFKFVIELSDDDEDYTRKLMRGIEVNGYFINLVVRGIIKSDIPKISLIVRNWNEGDRTFEGRKLKEIFNEKKVPTFVRRLIPIAVLNERVVYVPEYYKSKILDEMGLEIVSKGGINFES; encoded by the coding sequence ATGACATATTTGACAGATTTTAGCTCTCGGGAGTTTGAAAAGCTCGACCTTTATGAGAAGTTCAAAAGGATAATAGATGAATACGCCTCAGGAGTAAATTCGTTTCTTCTTGCTGTTTCCGGTGGAATCGACTCGATAACTATGCTTGATTTGTTTTACAGACTAAAAAAGGAAAGGCAAAACTTACGAATAGGTGTTGCAACGTTCAACCATAAACTTCGCCCAGAAGCTGACGAAGAAGTTGAGTTTGTAAGAGCCGAGTCAGAGCGAATGGGATTTACATTCTACACAGATTCTGCCGATGTCAGAAGTTATTCTCGGCAGAATAAGATGTCGATAGAGGAGGCTGCAAGAAATCTTAGATACAGGTTTCTCGAACAGGTTATGAAAGAGCACCATTACGAATTGACAGCAACTGCCCACAATGCTAATGACTTACTTGAAACAATGATAATGCGATTCACAAAGGGAACAGGCCCTTTTGGACTGGCTGGACTGAAGATAATTTCGAACAATTATTTCAGACCCATGTTATTTTTTACCAGGCAGGAGATAGAACTTTATGCAAAGAATAGGAATTTGGATTATGTAGTTGATATGTCAAACTACGATGAACACTATCAGAGAAATTATATAAGACACAGCATAGTGCCACTTCTCAAGAAAATCAACCACAAACTTGAAAATGCAGCAATTTCGTTAGCACTTAGTATTTGGGAAATGGATGAATATGTTGAACGTGTGATAGAAAAAACGGAAAAGTATATCTTGGATAACAGATTAATTTTTAAACTACATAGCGACCCATTTTTACAAATCGAACAACTACGTAGGTTCTCACTCCGATTCTTTGGTAAACCATTGGATAGGGAAAAGATTGAGCGTTTTTCAAAAAATGTGATTAAATCTAAATCATTCAAGGTCTCATTTTGGGGTGAACTTGGGGCTGAAGTATCCCATGGATGGGTAATGCTTGGAAATATCAAACGTTTTGAACCTTTTAAATTTGTTATTGAACTATCGGATGACGACGAAGATTATACAAGGAAACTCATGAGAGGTATAGAAGTTAACGGATACTTTATTAATTTAGTAGTTCGTGGTATAATTAAATCTGATATCCCTAAAATTTCCTTGATTGTGAGAAATTGGAATGAAGGTGACAGAACTTTTGAAGGGAGAAAGTTGAAAGAAATATTCAATGAAAAGAAAGTCCCAACTTTTGTGAGGAGGTTGATACCGATAGCTGTGTTAAACGAACGGGTAGTTTACGTACCAGAATATTACAAATCAAAAATCCTTGATGAAATGGGATTGGAGATTGTTTCGAAAGGAGGTATAAATTTTGAATCGTAA
- the ftsH gene encoding ATP-dependent zinc metalloprotease FtsH has product MNRNLSSIIFFILTALFLFWVYQGLVNSKGVVEINMSYSDFVNRLGNGETDIAKVIIKDDGNISVETKNGKLYSVYAPWFRYDVEKINKLVEYGIIVEGERSVDSSFWINVIGNIAMFIITLLLFAFIIRGLGRGNNQAFNFTKSRAEKVGPNKIKVTFKDVAGVDEAVEELRETVDFLKNPGKYAKIGARMPKGILLVGPPGTGKTLLARAVAGEANVPFFHISGSDFVELFVGVGAARVRDLFEQAKANAPCIVFIDEIDAVGRHRGAGLGGGHDEREQTLNQLLVEMDGFDVNQGIVVMAATNRPDILDPALLRPGRFDKKIVVDPPDVKGREAILRVHLRNKPIDKDVDVSLLAKRTTGFVGADLENLVNEAALLAARAGRNVIKMEDFEEAIDRVIAGPARKSRMISEKQKRIVAYHEVGHAIISSSLPNADPVHRISIIPRGYAALGYTLHLPAEDKYLVSKSELLDNITTLLGGRAAEELVFGDFTSGAANDIERATEIARKMVCEYGMSDSFGPLAWGKTEQEVFLGKELTRIRNYSEDVAKLIDHEIQKIVMSCYERAKQILEKNRTKMDQIVAVLLEKEIMSGEELRAMLNGNEESGKPEDEVAAN; this is encoded by the coding sequence TTGAATCGTAACCTGAGTTCTATTATTTTTTTCATACTCACAGCTCTCTTTCTCTTCTGGGTTTACCAAGGATTGGTAAATTCGAAAGGTGTTGTAGAAATAAATATGAGTTACAGTGATTTTGTCAATCGCTTGGGTAACGGAGAAACTGACATAGCAAAGGTAATTATCAAAGACGATGGAAATATTTCAGTCGAAACAAAGAACGGGAAGTTGTATTCAGTTTATGCTCCTTGGTTTAGATACGACGTCGAGAAAATCAATAAACTCGTCGAATATGGGATTATTGTCGAAGGCGAACGAAGTGTTGATAGTTCATTTTGGATAAATGTAATAGGAAACATAGCGATGTTTATAATAACACTGCTACTTTTTGCCTTTATAATCCGCGGACTTGGGAGAGGGAACAACCAAGCCTTTAATTTTACAAAAAGCAGAGCAGAAAAAGTAGGACCCAATAAAATTAAAGTAACGTTCAAAGATGTGGCTGGCGTTGATGAAGCAGTTGAGGAACTTAGGGAAACCGTTGATTTTCTAAAGAACCCCGGAAAGTACGCGAAAATTGGTGCACGAATGCCTAAGGGGATACTGCTTGTAGGACCTCCAGGTACTGGAAAAACGCTACTTGCACGTGCGGTTGCTGGTGAAGCTAATGTTCCATTCTTCCACATAAGTGGTTCTGATTTCGTTGAGCTGTTTGTTGGTGTTGGTGCTGCGAGAGTTAGAGACCTTTTTGAACAAGCAAAAGCAAACGCACCGTGTATAGTTTTCATAGACGAAATCGATGCCGTTGGTAGGCATAGAGGGGCTGGCCTTGGTGGAGGACACGATGAGAGAGAACAAACATTGAACCAGTTGCTTGTGGAAATGGACGGATTCGATGTTAATCAGGGAATCGTAGTTATGGCTGCGACAAACAGGCCAGATATACTTGACCCTGCGCTTTTAAGACCCGGCAGGTTTGACAAGAAAATCGTTGTGGATCCACCAGATGTAAAGGGACGTGAAGCAATATTGAGAGTCCATTTAAGAAACAAACCAATAGACAAAGATGTAGATGTTTCTCTACTAGCTAAAAGGACTACGGGATTTGTGGGTGCAGATTTAGAAAACTTGGTCAATGAAGCTGCTCTTTTGGCGGCAAGAGCAGGGAGAAACGTTATTAAGATGGAGGACTTTGAAGAAGCGATAGACAGAGTAATAGCTGGACCTGCAAGAAAATCAAGGATGATATCTGAAAAGCAAAAGCGCATAGTTGCCTATCACGAAGTAGGCCACGCTATTATAAGTTCTTCCTTACCAAATGCGGATCCTGTGCACAGAATTTCTATTATCCCACGTGGTTATGCAGCTCTGGGTTATACCTTACATCTTCCAGCGGAAGATAAATACCTTGTAAGCAAAAGTGAACTCCTTGATAACATAACGACACTACTCGGTGGAAGGGCTGCTGAAGAGCTCGTTTTTGGTGATTTTACAAGTGGTGCAGCAAACGATATAGAACGTGCAACGGAAATCGCAAGGAAGATGGTATGTGAGTACGGAATGAGTGATAGCTTTGGTCCACTTGCATGGGGAAAAACGGAACAGGAAGTCTTTCTCGGTAAAGAACTCACCAGAATTCGTAACTACAGTGAAGATGTCGCAAAACTTATTGACCATGAAATTCAAAAAATAGTGATGAGCTGTTATGAACGAGCAAAACAGATACTTGAAAAGAACCGCACTAAAATGGACCAGATAGTTGCGGTATTACTTGAAAAAGAAATTATGAGTGGCGAAGAACTGAGGGCTATGTTAAATGGTAACGAGGAAAGCGGGAAGCCTGAAGATGAAGTAGCGGCAAATTAA
- a CDS encoding thioesterase family protein: MERFESLLGLNKSFEIATDESMVWDEDNELSYLHLVSTSSLFKEISATSFELLNNYLTEDETSVVTKVEIEHMAPVVVGERLVAGLRITDVSKNHVTFKALILRESQKIAEINLTRVVVSKNYLRRKAFEHS; the protein is encoded by the coding sequence ATGGAACGTTTTGAAAGCCTTTTAGGATTAAATAAATCTTTTGAAATTGCAACCGATGAATCAATGGTTTGGGACGAAGATAACGAGCTTTCCTATCTTCATCTGGTCTCTACATCGTCTCTTTTTAAAGAAATAAGTGCCACTTCCTTTGAGTTGTTGAACAATTATTTGACCGAAGATGAAACCTCGGTTGTTACAAAGGTTGAAATTGAACACATGGCACCTGTTGTTGTTGGAGAGCGCCTTGTAGCTGGCCTAAGGATAACAGATGTCTCTAAAAACCACGTTACATTCAAAGCACTTATTTTGAGAGAATCTCAGAAAATTGCGGAGATTAACCTGACACGCGTCGTTGTTTCCAAGAATTACTTAAGAAGAAAAGCATTTGAACATTCATGA
- a CDS encoding B12-binding domain-containing radical SAM protein, with product MRRPRSSEAFKEYSYVLKFRNSEKIVRKIEGNLGRVALIFPNSYAIASGSLAWSWVQTLLTERGLNVQRFFYESWFARFYSMEDQIPLDEFPVWLFTLQFENDLINVADILVKKGIPLSVFERQPYHPIIIFGGPVMLFNHELVDEIADFVFVGDLECSIDEFSEALRFDEKDDIIRHLLNINQICSRKYGKLKFSNCIGNLSPVPVAHFITPFSPYKNKLLVEIGRGCIRRCAFCVTGYTKKPVKFASLDEVINVFEKHKGYEYGLISATITDYPYLEGLLDYLEAQNIKFSVSSMRADKINKRLLMLLKSTDHHSFTIAPEGISQKMRDIMLKDLTTEQIVKTLKLGREVGFKHVKFYYIIGLEEEDESDYAEFFDFLETVVDMGYQEVVISVNPLVPKPFTPFADRKMVEKREYEEKTKFIRRNLPKKVKADFESYKLSRIQYELSNLKGPQTVVYLRQIIKTEK from the coding sequence ATGAGAAGACCGCGTAGTTCGGAAGCTTTTAAAGAGTATAGCTATGTTTTAAAATTTAGAAACTCTGAAAAGATTGTTAGAAAAATAGAGGGCAACCTTGGTAGGGTTGCCCTCATTTTCCCAAATTCCTATGCAATTGCGAGTGGTTCGTTGGCTTGGAGTTGGGTGCAAACTCTACTGACAGAACGTGGATTAAATGTTCAAAGATTTTTCTACGAAAGTTGGTTTGCACGCTTTTATTCTATGGAGGACCAGATTCCTTTAGACGAGTTCCCGGTATGGTTATTCACGTTACAGTTTGAAAATGATTTGATAAATGTAGCGGATATACTTGTTAAAAAAGGCATCCCTTTGTCAGTATTTGAACGACAACCCTACCATCCGATAATTATATTTGGTGGACCTGTAATGCTTTTCAATCATGAATTAGTAGACGAAATAGCTGATTTTGTATTCGTTGGAGATTTAGAATGCAGTATTGATGAATTCTCAGAAGCGTTGCGATTTGATGAGAAAGATGATATAATCAGACATCTGTTGAACATCAATCAAATCTGTTCCAGAAAGTACGGAAAATTGAAATTTTCAAATTGCATTGGCAACTTAAGCCCTGTGCCAGTAGCCCACTTCATAACCCCCTTTTCACCATATAAAAATAAATTACTTGTTGAAATAGGACGAGGGTGCATTCGTAGATGTGCGTTTTGTGTAACCGGTTATACGAAGAAGCCTGTGAAATTCGCAAGCCTTGATGAAGTCATAAACGTTTTTGAAAAGCACAAAGGTTACGAGTACGGATTGATAAGTGCAACAATAACGGATTATCCTTATCTTGAAGGATTATTAGATTACCTCGAGGCTCAAAATATAAAGTTTTCAGTCTCCTCAATGCGAGCAGATAAAATTAACAAACGACTCTTGATGTTGTTAAAAAGCACAGACCATCATTCTTTCACGATAGCACCTGAAGGTATATCACAAAAGATGAGAGATATCATGCTTAAGGATTTAACAACAGAACAGATTGTCAAAACCCTTAAGTTAGGAAGAGAGGTCGGCTTCAAACATGTTAAGTTTTACTATATTATAGGACTTGAAGAAGAGGACGAGAGTGATTATGCAGAGTTTTTCGACTTTCTAGAAACTGTAGTTGATATGGGCTATCAGGAAGTCGTGATAAGTGTCAATCCACTTGTGCCAAAACCGTTCACACCTTTTGCCGATAGAAAAATGGTAGAGAAACGAGAGTATGAGGAAAAAACGAAGTTCATAAGAAGAAATCTTCCGAAAAAAGTCAAAGCAGACTTTGAAAGTTACAAGCTAAGTAGAATACAATACGAGCTCTCAAACTTAAAAGGTCCTCAGACAGTAGTTTATCTGAGACAAATCATTAAGACAGAAAAATAA
- a CDS encoding ABC transporter ATP-binding protein produces the protein MSRLVVENLTKTFSIGFLSKRYIHAVKNVSFEVKEREILSLVGESGSGKTTTAKMILRLFPPTSGRILFEGKDIWKDIRKQEDLKWLRRKVHAVFQDPFASYNPFYPVERTLWQAVNLLEKKPESKKEGLEIIKESLFKVGIDPKDVLGKYPHQISGGQKQRIMIARCWILRPLLIVADEPTSMIDASSRGGIIKLLEELREEQGTSIIFITHDLGLAYYVSDKILVMKDGEVVESGHPDKVVLQPSHEYTKLLVESVPKLYRKLEGL, from the coding sequence ATGAGTAGACTAGTCGTAGAGAATCTAACAAAAACTTTTTCAATAGGATTCCTTTCAAAAAGATATATACATGCTGTAAAAAATGTTTCTTTTGAGGTGAAAGAAAGAGAAATCTTATCACTAGTTGGCGAAAGTGGTTCCGGAAAAACAACAACTGCAAAAATGATTCTAAGACTTTTTCCACCTACAAGTGGAAGAATATTATTTGAAGGTAAGGATATATGGAAAGACATTAGAAAACAGGAAGATTTGAAATGGCTAAGAAGGAAAGTTCACGCAGTCTTCCAGGATCCATTCGCAAGCTACAATCCGTTTTATCCTGTTGAAAGGACACTTTGGCAAGCTGTGAATTTACTGGAGAAGAAACCCGAAAGTAAAAAAGAAGGTCTGGAGATAATAAAAGAGTCACTTTTCAAAGTTGGAATAGACCCAAAGGATGTTCTTGGAAAATATCCACACCAGATTTCCGGTGGTCAAAAGCAGAGAATAATGATTGCAAGATGCTGGATTTTGAGACCTCTACTAATAGTTGCAGATGAACCAACTTCTATGATTGATGCATCAAGTCGTGGAGGTATAATTAAATTGCTTGAAGAGCTGAGGGAAGAGCAGGGAACCTCTATCATCTTTATCACACACGACTTAGGTCTTGCTTATTACGTTTCCGACAAAATACTTGTAATGAAGGATGGTGAAGTAGTCGAAAGCGGACATCCTGACAAGGTCGTTTTGCAACCATCTCATGAGTACACAAAACTACTTGTCGAAAGTGTTCCAAAATTATACAGAAAACTTGAAGGGTTGTGA
- a CDS encoding ABC transporter ATP-binding protein produces the protein MKEVLLKVENAKAYYKLEKATVKAVDNVSFEIYEGEVIGIVGESGSGKTTLSNLIFMNMLKPLTLVDGKIFLKVEGRFEEISAMSREEVKRRFWGRDITIIPQSAMNALMPTLKMSKYVEHLAESHGIEPSELLRKAEERFKEVGLNPLWLNRYPFELSGGMRQRAVIAIATLLNPKLLVADEPTSALDVVNQKVLLQVLMQLKRAGIVKSIVFITHDIATIRQIADRMIIMYAGKIVEFSDMEKILEKPLHPYTTGLLNSVLTPEPEIRTRGISVIPGAPANLINPPSGCRFHPRCPYAMDICKEKEPELIEVETGRRVACFLHQGAKEL, from the coding sequence GTGAAGGAAGTACTATTAAAAGTTGAGAATGCTAAGGCGTATTATAAATTAGAAAAGGCCACAGTTAAGGCTGTCGACAACGTATCCTTTGAAATATACGAGGGTGAAGTTATCGGTATAGTAGGTGAATCAGGGTCTGGGAAAACTACTCTTTCCAACCTTATATTCATGAATATGCTCAAACCACTGACGTTGGTAGATGGAAAAATCTTTTTAAAAGTAGAAGGGAGATTTGAAGAAATTTCTGCAATGTCCAGGGAAGAAGTGAAACGCAGATTTTGGGGTAGGGATATAACCATTATTCCTCAAAGTGCGATGAACGCACTCATGCCCACTCTCAAAATGTCGAAATATGTTGAACATTTGGCAGAATCGCATGGTATTGAACCATCGGAACTTCTAAGGAAAGCTGAAGAAAGGTTCAAAGAAGTTGGTCTCAATCCCTTGTGGTTGAACAGATATCCATTTGAATTGAGTGGTGGAATGAGGCAGAGAGCGGTTATCGCTATTGCAACGCTTCTAAATCCTAAATTGCTTGTGGCTGATGAACCAACCTCTGCTTTGGATGTTGTCAACCAAAAGGTGCTATTGCAAGTTCTGATGCAGTTGAAAAGAGCAGGAATTGTCAAAAGTATAGTCTTTATAACGCACGATATTGCGACTATCAGACAAATAGCCGATAGAATGATAATTATGTACGCAGGAAAGATTGTGGAATTTTCTGATATGGAAAAGATATTGGAAAAACCTCTTCATCCATATACAACGGGTTTGTTGAATTCTGTTTTAACACCTGAACCAGAGATAAGGACAAGAGGTATCAGTGTAATACCGGGTGCACCTGCAAATCTTATAAATCCACCATCAGGTTGCAGATTCCATCCAAGGTGCCCTTATGCAATGGATATATGTAAAGAAAAAGAACCTGAACTAATCGAGGTTGAAACTGGTAGAAGGGTCGCATGTTTTCTCCACCAGGGGGCGAAAGAATTATGA
- a CDS encoding ABC transporter permease, protein MLLTMIKPLFKNKKFIIGITIFLFFLLSGLLGPYFYKVDPTQMSWDFEQSPSANHPLGTDTYGRDILAQLLHGIRSSLYVGFLAAIISLVIGSIIGSLAAVKRGIIDDILMAITNIVLTTPSILIAILIASYLRVRSLEVVAVILGLFQWPWYARAIRAQLMSVMSREYVYLSKMAGYSDLRLVVEDLLPTIATYAFMSFVLFINGGIMGEAGLSLIGLGPTQGISLGLMLQWSVLMDGIRRGLWWWFVPPGIAIVAVTASLMVISTTMDEVFNPRLREE, encoded by the coding sequence ATGCTGCTAACAATGATAAAACCGCTTTTTAAGAACAAAAAATTCATAATTGGAATAACAATATTCCTTTTCTTTCTTTTGAGTGGGCTCTTAGGTCCATATTTTTACAAAGTCGATCCAACGCAAATGAGTTGGGATTTTGAACAATCACCATCTGCTAACCACCCGCTTGGAACAGATACATACGGACGTGATATTTTAGCACAGCTACTTCATGGTATTCGTTCTTCTCTGTATGTAGGCTTTCTTGCAGCAATAATCTCACTAGTGATAGGTTCCATTATAGGCAGTTTGGCAGCTGTTAAAAGAGGAATCATCGACGACATTTTGATGGCGATAACAAACATTGTTTTGACAACGCCTTCCATATTAATTGCTATCTTGATTGCAAGTTACCTTCGTGTTAGGAGCTTAGAAGTCGTTGCAGTTATTCTTGGTCTTTTCCAGTGGCCGTGGTATGCGAGAGCCATAAGAGCTCAGTTAATGAGTGTTATGTCTCGCGAATATGTTTACCTCTCAAAGATGGCGGGATATTCTGACTTGAGGTTGGTTGTTGAGGACCTTTTACCAACTATAGCAACATACGCATTTATGTCCTTCGTTTTGTTCATCAACGGTGGAATAATGGGTGAAGCAGGCTTGAGTTTGATAGGTCTTGGACCTACCCAAGGAATATCATTAGGACTGATGCTTCAGTGGTCGGTGCTAATGGACGGTATAAGGAGAGGACTCTGGTGGTGGTTCGTCCCACCTGGAATAGCAATCGTTGCTGTAACTGCTTCTTTGATGGTTATAAGCACCACGATGGATGAAGTTTTCAATCCACGTTTGAGGGAGGAATAA
- a CDS encoding ABC transporter permease, translating into MKFKPLFKFIGRRFLFLLLTYIVATTIVFILPRAIPGNPLSQLLSNLSRVAQANPESIRAAERVLLEEFGIDKPVIFQYVNFISKALRGDLGVSITYYPRKVTDLIVPVIPWTLVLLLPATLTAWWLGNRLGAVAGYKRNTWIDKWVLTSSMILSQIPYYWLGMIFIYLFGVKLGWLPVQGAYSQGTIPSFSLSFIIDVLKHYIMPFASIVLSAMGGWAIGMRVMIVYELGSDYALFSEYLGMEDKRIFKYAYRNSLLPQITGLALSLGGALGGALITEIVFNYPGTGYLLFKGLTTLDYPMIQGIFVILIASIYLANFVVDFVYALIDPRIRLGQEE; encoded by the coding sequence ATGAAATTTAAGCCTTTGTTCAAGTTTATTGGAAGACGGTTTTTATTTCTTCTACTAACATATATAGTTGCTACCACTATAGTTTTCATACTACCACGCGCAATTCCCGGTAATCCTCTTTCTCAACTTCTATCAAATTTGTCCCGTGTTGCTCAAGCAAATCCTGAATCTATTAGAGCAGCCGAAAGAGTTTTGCTTGAGGAATTCGGAATAGATAAACCGGTAATATTTCAGTACGTCAACTTCATATCAAAAGCTCTTCGAGGAGATTTGGGAGTTTCAATAACATACTATCCGAGAAAAGTAACGGACTTAATTGTACCTGTTATTCCATGGACACTTGTTCTGCTACTTCCAGCAACATTAACTGCCTGGTGGCTCGGTAACAGACTTGGAGCAGTAGCAGGCTATAAGAGAAACACGTGGATAGATAAATGGGTCTTGACATCTTCCATGATTCTTTCGCAGATTCCTTACTACTGGCTTGGGATGATTTTCATTTATCTATTCGGTGTGAAGTTGGGCTGGTTACCAGTCCAAGGTGCCTATTCCCAAGGGACAATTCCAAGCTTTAGCTTGAGTTTCATTATCGATGTTTTAAAACATTACATAATGCCGTTTGCATCGATTGTTCTCTCTGCGATGGGCGGATGGGCAATAGGAATGAGGGTTATGATAGTCTATGAACTTGGTAGCGATTACGCTCTATTTTCAGAATACCTTGGAATGGAAGATAAAAGAATATTCAAGTATGCTTATAGGAATTCTCTGTTACCACAAATCACGGGACTCGCATTAAGCTTAGGTGGAGCACTGGGTGGAGCATTAATAACGGAAATAGTTTTTAACTATCCTGGAACAGGTTACCTGCTTTTCAAGGGTCTCACAACCCTTGATTATCCGATGATTCAAGGAATATTCGTTATCCTTATCGCTTCAATCTACCTTGCAAACTTTGTTGTTGATTTTGTATATGCTTTAATTGATCCAAGGATAAGACTTGGTCAGGAGGAATGA
- a CDS encoding ABC transporter substrate-binding protein, with amino-acid sequence MRRFGTFLLLLLVLSLTLAAVTLPREETVYIAGALWGPATTWNLYAAQSTWGTDQFLYLPAFQYDLGRDAWIPVIAEKYEFVNSTTVRIYIRKEAKWSDGREITSEDFMYTFQLTKELGIGPGAGWDNYIESINRIGAKVVEFKAKTKPLNYFQFLSYALGAQPMPKHVYEGLKAKKINIGDWINDKPSEQVVSGPYKLYFYTPDIVVYQRIDNWWGKSIFGLPRPRYIAHVIYKDNPTATLAIEKGDVDWAGLFIPSVWEMWQKKNLPVGTWYKSKPYFLPDGVGFVYLNNTKPGLSDPRVRKAIAHAIPYDDMLEKAYFGYGSQAHPSFVIDLFEPNKQYINYELWKKTFGTADGRPDYNLDKAKKILDDAGYKVGKDGIRVGPDGKKLSYTISVPYGWTDWMMMCELIAKSLKQIGIEVITEFPDFTVWADRMTKGTFDMIISWSVGPSFDHPFNIYRFVLDKRLSAPVGEVTWAGDWQRYDNDEIVKLLDTAVSTLDPTVRKNAYFRIQEIIAKDMPSIPAFYTAHWYEYSTKYWVNWPNQDTPYWFRPAPWHADTWPVLFGISSAKNPQPIPKWLETTDKGGLGIPTSKIFKDLQLAKK; translated from the coding sequence ATGAGGCGATTTGGCACGTTTTTACTCTTGCTTTTGGTTCTCTCGTTAACCTTGGCGGCGGTAACATTGCCACGAGAAGAAACAGTTTATATTGCAGGAGCACTTTGGGGACCAGCAACTACCTGGAATCTTTATGCAGCACAGTCAACATGGGGAACTGATCAGTTTTTGTATCTACCAGCATTCCAGTATGACCTTGGAAGAGACGCTTGGATTCCAGTTATTGCTGAAAAGTACGAGTTTGTAAACAGTACTACTGTAAGAATTTACATCCGTAAAGAAGCAAAGTGGAGCGACGGAAGAGAGATAACCTCAGAAGATTTCATGTACACATTCCAACTTACGAAAGAACTCGGTATAGGTCCTGGAGCGGGTTGGGACAACTACATTGAATCTATAAACCGCATTGGAGCCAAAGTAGTTGAATTCAAAGCAAAGACTAAACCTCTTAACTATTTCCAATTCCTTTCATATGCTCTCGGTGCACAACCAATGCCAAAACATGTCTACGAAGGTTTAAAAGCAAAGAAAATTAACATAGGCGATTGGATTAACGACAAACCATCAGAACAAGTTGTTTCTGGACCTTACAAACTCTACTTCTACACCCCAGACATTGTTGTCTATCAAAGAATTGATAACTGGTGGGGCAAGTCCATTTTTGGATTACCAAGACCAAGGTACATTGCACATGTCATTTACAAGGACAACCCAACAGCGACACTGGCTATTGAGAAAGGCGACGTAGACTGGGCAGGATTGTTCATCCCCAGTGTTTGGGAAATGTGGCAAAAGAAGAATTTACCAGTTGGAACATGGTACAAATCCAAACCATACTTCTTACCTGATGGTGTTGGATTTGTATACCTAAACAACACAAAACCAGGACTCTCTGATCCGCGAGTAAGGAAAGCTATTGCACATGCTATCCCGTACGATGATATGTTAGAAAAAGCATACTTCGGATATGGAAGTCAAGCTCATCCGTCATTTGTCATCGACCTTTTCGAGCCAAACAAACAGTATATCAACTACGAGCTATGGAAGAAAACCTTCGGAACAGCTGATGGAAGGCCAGATTATAACCTTGACAAAGCAAAGAAGATTCTTGACGACGCAGGATACAAAGTTGGTAAAGATGGTATAAGGGTCGGACCTGATGGGAAGAAGCTTTCTTACACAATTTCTGTTCCATACGGTTGGACAGATTGGATGATGATGTGCGAATTGATAGCAAAAAGTTTGAAGCAAATAGGCATCGAGGTAATAACTGAATTCCCAGACTTCACCGTTTGGGCTGACAGGATGACAAAAGGAACATTCGACATGATTATCTCTTGGAGCGTTGGACCAAGCTTTGATCATCCATTCAACATTTACAGATTCGTTCTCGATAAAAGACTCTCTGCTCCTGTAGGAGAAGTCACCTGGGCAGGAGACTGGCAACGTTACGATAACGACGAAATAGTGAAACTTCTTGACACAGCAGTATCCACACTTGATCCAACAGTGAGAAAGAACGCATACTTTAGAATTCAGGAGATAATAGCAAAAGATATGCCGTCAATACCCGCATTCTACACAGCCCACTGGTATGAATACTCAACAAAATACTGGGTCAACTGGCCGAACCAAGACACCCCCTACTGGTTCAGACCAGCCCCATGGCACGCTGATACATGGCCAGTTCTGTTTGGAATTTCCTCTGCAAAGAACCCTCAACCAATTCCAAAATGGCTTGAAACAACAGATAAAGGTGGACTTGGTATACCAACATCAAAAATCTTCAAAGACTTACAGTTGGCAAAGAAATAA